The Setaria viridis chromosome 2, Setaria_viridis_v4.0, whole genome shotgun sequence DNA window tggcccttttgcaggatgcttccgctgacgcatagttccgattgcagcccggagttcgactggactgcaacttggatttgtattgttatcgctttagtcttgctttgggtgtggcttgcccacccgctccttcgggagttgtacggtttctgaactatctgttgaataaatgtgttatcagcctcctgggactgataattggatcacatttagtctctacttatgtggggacgcttcactccCACCACCGCCCTTGCCCCCGTTGCCACCCTTGGGCCCCACGCCCCCACCAGCCACTTGGCCCCTCTCCAGAGACGCAACCCGCCGAGCGCTTGGCCCCTCGCCAGCGGTCGAACTGAGTGAGATGaatggagggagagggggagagggacACATCTGGATCAAGATGCGCGCCCACCGTCGCCCGCAGCCGCgcccgccgtcgacgccgcctgTAGCCTGCTCCCGACCGCGCCCGCTGTCGATGCCGACTGCGGCCCGCTCTCGGTCATGCCCGCCGTCGTGGCCTGCAACTCGTGCCCGCCATTGCCCCTGCCCGCGCCATCGGACGTCACCTTGCGTGCCGCagccacctcacctcgccccgccgctgctcctcaccgccgatgaggggcgagcggaggggggaggggaggggaggcagaggaggtgccGGCCGGCCTCAAGAGTGAGaagtggagggagagagggagtgagagaggcggcggcgcacaaggtgaggtccggcggtgcacaaggagggagggagtgaagggagggagggaggaagagaggcGGGGGGAGCTGAGAGtagaggggagagggagagggagagggcggagaggagagggagagggtgagGCCAGGCGGAGGGGGCTGGGAAGATAAGATGGGTGAGGCCAGGCGGAGGAGATAGggctttaataccggttgggagtaccggttgggagctccaaccgatactaaagatcacccattagtacattagtaccgagtgggTGCTCATGTACATTAGTAtcggtggaggctccacccggtaccaattggggacctttagtaccggttggagctcacaaccggtactaaaggggatcaggggggctcctggggaactagccgttagacccggtactaatgctcatattagtaccgagtcaaaaatcaaccggtactaagggctaggaccaatgctcagttttccaacAGTGACATTAGTGAAGAAGTTTATGGTCTTGCATTGAAAAGTAAATAAGGAGTAATTAACAAAAGGCCTTTGAAATCCTTGCATTTCAAGTTGTGCTTGCCAAATGAAATTAACCGGATGCCTGAAACAGACCCATAACTGCAGTGTACCTTGCTCAAGATCGTCCAAATCACTCCTTCGGTGCAAGGTGGCGTTGTAAGAGAGCCCTCGTATCTGTAGTAGCCTGAGTCTTTGTTTATCCAGGCTGCCGGATCAACTGGGCCCTTCACTTCCTCCGTAGCATTCTGTTTACCAGTAAGCTTCTCGAAGTACGGCCGTAGCTGCATATTAGGATGCCCTCGTCATGCTCTCATTCTCTGTGGATCGATACgatgattttgtaattaaatcAACGACATGCATTATACGAGGCACgtattccctccgtttcaaattataagtcattccaatttttttaaagtcaaaacatctcaagtttaaccaaatttatgcaataaaatagataccaaataagtaccattaatttttttagttaaatatattttcatagtatatccaTTCGGTATCATAAATTTTTATGATCTTtactataattttgatcaaacgtGACTCTAAAGAAAAAGCTGGAGtgcaacggagggagtagtacatcACCGAGCAGCTTGCTGGGCTTGCCTGCTTTGGAGCTGAACAGCACGGAGACGACAGCTTTCGCCTTGGTGGTGTCCTCATGCACCATGTGCATCTCCGCGTCGAAGCTGCACACACCACATCGTTGGAAACACACATCGACGACCAAGTAACAACAACGTACGGGTTCCTTTGGAATCCAGTCATGGCGTGGATGCTCACCGGGTGCCATTGACAGTGTGCTCAGAGGGCGCGTGCCAGTGCACCTGCAGCAGCGTGTAGTCCTTCCCGTCGATCGTCAGCTTGCCGTTCGCTTCTTTCCAGTTTAGCTAGACAAAAGAACAATTGGACAGGCATCACACATCACACCGAGAACCAAAAGATCGAAAAAAATCCTCAAATTCTTGTTTGCTATGCTTTCATCATCTAGATCAAAAGTAGAACGAAGAACAATGTTAAAGTTGGGCTCATCTGACCATGAAATCGTGGCCTCGGTTTtgcacggcggcggctccggcctTGTAGGTCTGCTCCAGTGGGCCTAAATCCTCGGAGACCTCCACCTTTGCGACGTCGATCGGTG harbors:
- the LOC117844272 gene encoding alpha carbonic anhydrase 2 — translated: MARWRNANDGGARATLALAILVVLAFCARSASAVGSTPHSAFSYKDDDPDGPAKWATLQKDWAVCDSGKEQSPIDVAKVEVSEDLGPLEQTYKAGAAAVQNRGHDFMLNWKEANGKLTIDGKDYTLLQVHWHAPSEHTVNGTRFDAEMHMVHEDTTKAKAVVSVLFSSKAGKPSKLLGDLRPYFEKLTGKQNATEEVKGPVDPAAWINKDSGYYRYEGSLTTPPCTEGVIWTILSKVADASKEQIDSLKSETKEPNSRPTQKINSRVIRYYEAKTTEAKAEPGPRRAGAS